The following are encoded in a window of Mycolicibacterium tusciae JS617 genomic DNA:
- a CDS encoding M23 family metallopeptidase, whose amino-acid sequence MSEQRWPASPRHATDWDDEITEVIAFDEFGALAELMFAEHCAFDKDFQVIHARELGDDLDLDADQAPLQLVGPVPRRPAGVRHRPQPPAGHSSAPMRPPRRGRHRNTVAGAERSRVLIAAMAAGAVGAAAQSALGAADLDSGPAVMTAEATVLDTVTGASGGGMQVIAAAPSVNPAVAAEEFARGVAFAQQRAEREARLQRPLYVMPTRGILTSGYGYRWGALHSGIDIANATGTPIYALADGVVIAAGPVSGFGIWVKLRHTDGAVTLYAHLNSATVNVGERVMAGDQVATMGSTGNSTGPHLHLEVHVNGTDRVDPAPWLATRGLTLGDLVG is encoded by the coding sequence TTGTCTGAGCAGCGTTGGCCCGCGTCGCCGCGCCACGCGACCGACTGGGACGATGAGATCACCGAGGTCATTGCGTTCGACGAGTTCGGCGCTCTGGCTGAACTCATGTTTGCCGAGCACTGCGCGTTCGACAAAGACTTCCAGGTCATACACGCCCGCGAGCTGGGCGACGATCTCGACTTGGACGCTGATCAAGCACCGCTGCAGCTGGTCGGGCCCGTCCCGCGGCGCCCCGCCGGAGTACGCCACCGACCGCAACCGCCTGCGGGGCACTCCAGCGCTCCGATGCGGCCGCCGCGGCGAGGGCGCCACCGCAATACTGTCGCGGGCGCTGAGCGCAGCCGTGTTCTGATCGCAGCGATGGCCGCCGGCGCGGTGGGCGCGGCCGCCCAATCCGCGCTGGGCGCTGCAGACTTGGATTCCGGGCCGGCGGTGATGACGGCCGAAGCAACTGTTCTAGACACCGTTACTGGTGCCAGTGGCGGCGGGATGCAGGTGATCGCGGCGGCTCCGTCGGTCAATCCAGCGGTAGCGGCCGAGGAATTCGCCCGCGGTGTCGCGTTCGCGCAGCAGCGCGCCGAACGGGAGGCTCGGCTGCAGCGGCCGTTGTACGTGATGCCGACCCGGGGGATTCTGACATCCGGATACGGCTACCGCTGGGGGGCGCTGCACAGCGGGATCGACATCGCCAACGCGACCGGTACGCCGATCTACGCCCTCGCTGACGGCGTCGTCATCGCTGCCGGACCCGTGTCGGGCTTTGGCATCTGGGTCAAACTGCGCCACACCGATGGGGCGGTCACGTTGTACGCTCACCTGAACAGCGCCACCGTCAACGTGGGTGAGCGTGTCATGGCCGGCGACCAGGTCGCCACGATGGGAAGCACAGGAAATTCCACCGGACCGCACCTGCACCTGGAAGTCCACGTCAACGGCACCGACCGTGTCGATCCTGCACCGTGGTTGGCGACGCGGGGTCTCACCCTTGGCGATCTCGTCGGTTAG